The Dunckerocampus dactyliophorus isolate RoL2022-P2 chromosome 1, RoL_Ddac_1.1, whole genome shotgun sequence genome has a segment encoding these proteins:
- the appa gene encoding amyloid beta (A4) precursor protein a isoform X1, translating to MGDRVALLLLTFVASALAVEVPTDGSTGLLAEPQVAMFCGKLNMHVNVQSGKWEPDPSGTKSCVGTKEGILQYCQEVYPELQITNVVEANQPVSIQNWCKKGRKQCRSHTHIVVPYRCLVGEFVSDALLVPDKCKFLHQERMDQCETHLHWHTVAKESCTDRSMNLHDYGMLLPCRIDRFRGVEFVCCPTEAERDTDSAEQDGDDSDVWWGGAETDYSDNSMVREPEPAEQQEETKPSVVEEEEEAAAGEDDDEEEDVLDNDQDGDGEEDEEGLGEEEDDEEDDEEDTLDDGDDEPATNVAMTTTTTTTTESVEEVVRDVCWASAETGPCRAMLPRWYFDRPEGRCVQFIYGGCGGNRNNFESEEYCLSVCRSVIPTAAPGSPDAVDHYLETPADENEHAHFQKAKESLEAKHRERMSQVMREWEEAEREAKNLPRADKKAVIQRFQEKVETLEQEAASERQQLVETHMARVEALLNDRRRLALESYLTALQQNPPRPRHVFSLLKKYVRAEQKDRQHTLKHFEHVRMVDPKKAAQIRPQVLTHLRVIEERMNQSLGLLYKVPGVADDIQDQVELLQREQAEMAQQLANLQTDVRVSYGNDALMPDQEFGDGQTDLLTQEDTLGLGGVGFVHPESFNQPNTDNQVEPVDSRPSLDRGVPTRPVTGMKMEAIPELRMEKGDRQSTEYEVHHQKLVFFAEDVGSNKGAIIGLMVGGVVIATVIVITLVMLRKKQYTSIHHGVIEVDAAVTPEERHLSKMQQNGYENPTYKFFEQMQN from the exons GTGCCCACAGACGGTTCGACGGGCCTGCTGGCTGAGCCCCAGGTGGCCATGTTCTGCGGTAAACTCAACATGCACGTCAACGTACAGAGTGGCAAGTGGGAGCCAGACCCCTCGGGTACCAAGAGTTGTGTCGGCACCAAGGAGGGCATCCTGCAATACTGCCAGGAG GTGTATCCAGAGCTCCAGATTACCAATGTGGTGGAAGCCAACCAGCCTGTCAGCATCCAGAACTGGTGCAAGAAGGGTCGCAAGCAGTGTCGCAGTCATACGCACATCGTAGTGCCCTACCGCTGCTTGG TGGGAGAGTTTGTGAGCGACGCTTTGCTGGTTCCTGACAAGTGTAAGTTCTTACATCAGGAGCGCATGGACCAGTGTGAGACCCACCTGCACTGGCATACTGTGGCCAAGGAA TCCTGCACAGACCGCTCCATGAATCTCCACGACTACGGAATGCTTCTGCCATGTCGTATCGACCGTTTCCGAGGGGTTGAGTTTGTCTGCTGCCCAACGGAGGCTGAGCGCGACACCGACAGCGCTGAGCAGGATGGCGATGATTCTGATGTTTGGTGGGGTGGAGCAGAAACCGACTACTCAGACAACAG TATGGTGCGGGAACCAGAGCCAGCAGAGCAGCAAGAGGAAACCAAGCCATCTGtggtagaggaggaggaggaggcggcggcAGGCGAGGAcgatgatgaggaagaggacGTGCTGGATAATGACCAAGATGGAGACGGGGAGGAGGACGAAGAGGGCTTgggggaagaggaggatgacgaggaggacgATGAGGAGGACACTCTTGATGATGGCGATGACGAGCCTGCCACCaatgttgccatgacaaccacgaccaccaccaccactgagTCGGTTGAGGAGGTGGTCAGGG ATGTGTGCTGGGCCAGCGCAGAAACTGGTCCATGCCGGGCCATGCTGCCCCGCTGGTACTTTGACCGTCCGGAGGGCCGCTGTGTTCAGTTTATCTACGGTGGATGCGGAGGCAACAGGAATAACTTTGAGTCTGAGGAATATTGCCTGTCTGTCTGCAGAAGCGTCA TCCCCACAGCCGCTCCCGGCTCTCCCGACGCTGTGGACCACTACTTGGAGACGCCTGCTGATGAAAACGAGCATGCCCATTTCCAGAAGGCGAAAGAAAGCCTGGAGGCCAAGCACCGCGAAAGGATGTCCCAG GTGATGAGAGAGTGGGAAGAGGCTGAGAGGGAAGCTAAGAATCTTCCCCGTGCTGACAAGAAGGCGGTCATCCAG CGCTTCCAAGAGAAGGTAGAGACACTGGAACAGGAAGCAGCCAGTGAGCGGCAGCAGCTCGTGGAGACCCACATGGCCCGAGTAGAAGCCCTGCTCAATGACCGCCGCCGCCTGGCTCTGGAGAGCTACCTGACAGCCCTGCAGCAAAACCCCCCCAGG CCTCGTCATGTCTTCAGCCTTTTGAAGAAGTATGTGCGTGCTGAGCAAAAGGACAGACAACACACTCTGAAACACTTTGAGCATGTCCGTATGGTGGACCCCAAGAAGGCAGCGCAAATCAGGCCTCAG GTTCTGACACACCTGCGTGTCATTGAGGAGCGCATGAACCAGTCACTGGGACTTCTCTACAAGGTGCCCGGTGTGGCTGACGACATCCAGGACCAAGTCG AGCTTCTGCAGAGGGAGCAGGCTGAGATGGCCCAACAACTGGCCAACCTGCAGACAGACGTGAGGGTGAGCTACGGCAATGATGCCCTCATGCCCGACCAGGAGTTTGGAGATGGCCAAACCGACCTGCTGACTCAGGAGGACACGCTGGGCCTGGGAGGAGTTGGCTTTGTCCATCCCGAGAGCTTCAACCAGCCCAACACTGACAACCAAG TCGAACCAGTAGACTCTCGCCCCAGTCTTGACAGAGGCGTCCCCACACGGCCAG TGACAGGAATGAAGATGGAGGCCATTCCTGAACTCCGAATGGAGAAGGGGGACAGACAGAGTACGGAATATGAAGTTCACCACCAGAAACTG GTCTTCTTTGCAGAGGATGTGGGCTCCAACAAGGGCGCCATCATTGGCCTGATGGTTGGCGGTGTTGTCATAGCGACAGTAATCGTCATCACCTTGGTGATGCTTAGGAAGAAGCAGTATACGTCCATCCACCATGGAGTCATTGAG GTGGACGCTGCCGTCACTCCGGAAGAGCGCCACCTGTCGAAGATGCAGCAGAACGGCTATGAGAATCCAACCTACAAGTTCTTTGAACAGATGCAGAACTGA
- the appa gene encoding amyloid beta (A4) precursor protein a isoform X2, whose amino-acid sequence MGDRVALLLLTFVASALAVEVPTDGSTGLLAEPQVAMFCGKLNMHVNVQSGKWEPDPSGTKSCVGTKEGILQYCQEVYPELQITNVVEANQPVSIQNWCKKGRKQCRSHTHIVVPYRCLVGEFVSDALLVPDKCKFLHQERMDQCETHLHWHTVAKESCTDRSMNLHDYGMLLPCRIDRFRGVEFVCCPTEAERDTDSAEQDGDDSDVWWGGAETDYSDNSMVREPEPAEQQEETKPSVVEEEEEAAAGEDDDEEEDVLDNDQDGDGEEDEEGLGEEEDDEEDDEEDTLDDGDDEPATNVAMTTTTTTTTESVEEVVRVPTAAPGSPDAVDHYLETPADENEHAHFQKAKESLEAKHRERMSQVMREWEEAEREAKNLPRADKKAVIQRFQEKVETLEQEAASERQQLVETHMARVEALLNDRRRLALESYLTALQQNPPRPRHVFSLLKKYVRAEQKDRQHTLKHFEHVRMVDPKKAAQIRPQVLTHLRVIEERMNQSLGLLYKVPGVADDIQDQVELLQREQAEMAQQLANLQTDVRVSYGNDALMPDQEFGDGQTDLLTQEDTLGLGGVGFVHPESFNQPNTDNQVEPVDSRPSLDRGVPTRPVTGMKMEAIPELRMEKGDRQSTEYEVHHQKLVFFAEDVGSNKGAIIGLMVGGVVIATVIVITLVMLRKKQYTSIHHGVIEVDAAVTPEERHLSKMQQNGYENPTYKFFEQMQN is encoded by the exons GTGCCCACAGACGGTTCGACGGGCCTGCTGGCTGAGCCCCAGGTGGCCATGTTCTGCGGTAAACTCAACATGCACGTCAACGTACAGAGTGGCAAGTGGGAGCCAGACCCCTCGGGTACCAAGAGTTGTGTCGGCACCAAGGAGGGCATCCTGCAATACTGCCAGGAG GTGTATCCAGAGCTCCAGATTACCAATGTGGTGGAAGCCAACCAGCCTGTCAGCATCCAGAACTGGTGCAAGAAGGGTCGCAAGCAGTGTCGCAGTCATACGCACATCGTAGTGCCCTACCGCTGCTTGG TGGGAGAGTTTGTGAGCGACGCTTTGCTGGTTCCTGACAAGTGTAAGTTCTTACATCAGGAGCGCATGGACCAGTGTGAGACCCACCTGCACTGGCATACTGTGGCCAAGGAA TCCTGCACAGACCGCTCCATGAATCTCCACGACTACGGAATGCTTCTGCCATGTCGTATCGACCGTTTCCGAGGGGTTGAGTTTGTCTGCTGCCCAACGGAGGCTGAGCGCGACACCGACAGCGCTGAGCAGGATGGCGATGATTCTGATGTTTGGTGGGGTGGAGCAGAAACCGACTACTCAGACAACAG TATGGTGCGGGAACCAGAGCCAGCAGAGCAGCAAGAGGAAACCAAGCCATCTGtggtagaggaggaggaggaggcggcggcAGGCGAGGAcgatgatgaggaagaggacGTGCTGGATAATGACCAAGATGGAGACGGGGAGGAGGACGAAGAGGGCTTgggggaagaggaggatgacgaggaggacgATGAGGAGGACACTCTTGATGATGGCGATGACGAGCCTGCCACCaatgttgccatgacaaccacgaccaccaccaccactgagTCGGTTGAGGAGGTGGTCAGGG TCCCCACAGCCGCTCCCGGCTCTCCCGACGCTGTGGACCACTACTTGGAGACGCCTGCTGATGAAAACGAGCATGCCCATTTCCAGAAGGCGAAAGAAAGCCTGGAGGCCAAGCACCGCGAAAGGATGTCCCAG GTGATGAGAGAGTGGGAAGAGGCTGAGAGGGAAGCTAAGAATCTTCCCCGTGCTGACAAGAAGGCGGTCATCCAG CGCTTCCAAGAGAAGGTAGAGACACTGGAACAGGAAGCAGCCAGTGAGCGGCAGCAGCTCGTGGAGACCCACATGGCCCGAGTAGAAGCCCTGCTCAATGACCGCCGCCGCCTGGCTCTGGAGAGCTACCTGACAGCCCTGCAGCAAAACCCCCCCAGG CCTCGTCATGTCTTCAGCCTTTTGAAGAAGTATGTGCGTGCTGAGCAAAAGGACAGACAACACACTCTGAAACACTTTGAGCATGTCCGTATGGTGGACCCCAAGAAGGCAGCGCAAATCAGGCCTCAG GTTCTGACACACCTGCGTGTCATTGAGGAGCGCATGAACCAGTCACTGGGACTTCTCTACAAGGTGCCCGGTGTGGCTGACGACATCCAGGACCAAGTCG AGCTTCTGCAGAGGGAGCAGGCTGAGATGGCCCAACAACTGGCCAACCTGCAGACAGACGTGAGGGTGAGCTACGGCAATGATGCCCTCATGCCCGACCAGGAGTTTGGAGATGGCCAAACCGACCTGCTGACTCAGGAGGACACGCTGGGCCTGGGAGGAGTTGGCTTTGTCCATCCCGAGAGCTTCAACCAGCCCAACACTGACAACCAAG TCGAACCAGTAGACTCTCGCCCCAGTCTTGACAGAGGCGTCCCCACACGGCCAG TGACAGGAATGAAGATGGAGGCCATTCCTGAACTCCGAATGGAGAAGGGGGACAGACAGAGTACGGAATATGAAGTTCACCACCAGAAACTG GTCTTCTTTGCAGAGGATGTGGGCTCCAACAAGGGCGCCATCATTGGCCTGATGGTTGGCGGTGTTGTCATAGCGACAGTAATCGTCATCACCTTGGTGATGCTTAGGAAGAAGCAGTATACGTCCATCCACCATGGAGTCATTGAG GTGGACGCTGCCGTCACTCCGGAAGAGCGCCACCTGTCGAAGATGCAGCAGAACGGCTATGAGAATCCAACCTACAAGTTCTTTGAACAGATGCAGAACTGA
- the atp5pf gene encoding ATP synthase-coupling factor 6, mitochondrial — protein MALHRFLQLSSMLRATVNQTLRRNIGLSAVLFNRAKELDPVQKLFLDKIRDYNTKSKTSGGIVDAGPSYQKNMSEEVSKLERLYGGGDLTKFPEFKFQEPKLDEVAK, from the exons ATGGCGCTCCACCGCTTCCTGCAGTTGTCCTCTATGCTGCGCGCCACGGTCAACCAGACCCTACGCAGGAATATCGGCCTTTCTGCGGTCCTGTTCAACCGGGCCAAGGAGCTGGATCCCGTGCAGAAACTGTTCCTGGACAAGATCCGTGACTACAACACCAAGAGCAA GACTTCTGGTGGCATCGTGGATGCGGGCCCCTCTTATCAGAAGAACATGTCCGAGGAAGTATCCAAACTAGAGCGGCTATACGGCGGAGGAGACCTCACTAAGTTCCCAGAATTCAAATTCCAAG AGCCCAAGCTTGATGAAGTGGCCAAGTGA